A window of the Gossypium arboreum isolate Shixiya-1 chromosome 2, ASM2569848v2, whole genome shotgun sequence genome harbors these coding sequences:
- the LOC108466110 gene encoding protein DETOXIFICATION 42-like, which produces MGVGAILSLWSNMGKLPLLMFFKDSRNVLKRDELGSEIVNIAVPATLALLADPIASLIDTAFIGRIGAVELASVGVSVAIFNQISRITMFPLVSITTSFVAEEEATSKPTTEAEQDANPERESDVNQELVPLTGNGNVKKSQPDGNSKKHVPSASSALVIGSMLGILQTLFLIFAAKPLLGYMGVNSESPMLNIAQQYLTLRSLGAPAILLSLAAQGVFRGLKDTKTPLYAIIIGDSMNVILDPILMFVLRLGVKGAGIVHVVSQYLIFLILLWRLAGKIELCPPNFKELQFSRFLKSGFQLLIKVISTTSCVTVAASLAARQGSNSMAAFQVCLQIWLATSLLADGLAVAGQAILASSFAKKDYEKIVATASRVLQIGVLLGFLLSCTLAALSQFAAQLFTNDRDVMQLMNLSFPFIAVTQPINTLAFVFDGVNYGASDFAYSAYSMVLVAVVSIFCLFILSSSSGYIGIWIALTIFMNLRVFAGLLRVGTGTGPWSFLRN; this is translated from the exons ATGGGAGTTGGTGCCATTTTAAGTTTGTGGAGCAATATGGGAAAGTTACCCCTTTTAATGTTCTTCAAAGATTCAAG AAATGTTTTGAAGAGGGATGAACTAGGCTCAGAAATAGTAAATATCGCAGTACCAGCAACACTTGCTTTATTGGCAGACCCTATTGCTTCTCTAATTGACACGGCATTCATTGGCCGTATAG GTGCTGTGGAGTTAGCTTCTGTAGGAGTTTCGGTTGCAATTTTTAATCAAATATCAAGAATTACCATGTTCCCACTAGTCAGTATTACTACTTCTTTTGTTGCTGAGGAAGAAGCTACCAGCAAACCGACTACCGAAGCAGAGCAAGATGCAAACCCGGAAAGGGAAAGTGATGTCAACCAGGAATTGGTGCCTCTAACTG GCAACGGTAACGTGAAAAAAAGCCAGCCTGATGGCAACAGTAAAAAGCATGTACCATCAGCATCTTCAGCTCTGGTTATTGGTAGCATGCTTGGGATACTTCAAACTTTATTCCTCATTTTCGCTGCTAAACCTCTCTTAGGTTATATGGGTGTAAATTCT GAATCTCCTATGCTCAATATAGCCCAACAGTACTTAACATTAAGATCACTCGGTGCTCCAGCTATTCTTCTCTCATTAGCTGCACAAGGGGTTTTCCGGGGATTAAAGGATACTAAAACTCCCTTATATGCTATCA TCATAGGAGACTCGATGAATGTTATTTTGGACCCTATATTGATGTTCGTACTTCGTCTTGGTGTCAAAGGTGCAGGCATTGTTCATGTAGTTTCTCA GTATTTAATCTTTCTCATACTTCTTTGGAGATTAGCCGGTAAAATCGAATTGTGCCCGCCAAACTTTaaagagctacaatttagtcgattccTTAAAAGTG GATTTCAGCTATTGATTAAGGTAATATCTACAACATCCTGTGTGACCGTCGCAGCATCATTAGCAGCTCGGCAGGGATCAAACTCAATGGCTGCATTTCAAGTTTGCTTGCAGATTTGGCTGGCAACCTCTTTGCTTGCTGATGGATTGGCTGTTGCAGGACAA GCAATCCTTGCAAGTTCATTCGCAAAGAAAGATTACGAGAAGATAGTCGCTACCGCTTCCCGTGTGCTGCAG ATTGGTGTTCTGTTGGGGTTTCTGCTATCATGTACTCTAGCAGCTCTATCACAATTTGCTGCTCAACTATTTACGAACGACAGGGATGTTATGCAACTCATGAACCTCAGCTTTCCT TTCATTGCAGTAACTCAACCTATTAATACTTTAGCCTTTGTTTTCGATGGAGTTAACTATGGAGCTTCAGATTTTGCCTATTCAGCTTACTCCATG GTTTTGGTTGCTGTTGTGAGCATCTTTTGCTTGTTCATACTGTCCTCCAGCAGTGGCTATATTGGTATCTGGATTGCTTTGACCATCTTTATGAATTTGCGTGTATTTGCCGGTCTTTTGAG GGTAGGCACTGGTACGGGGCCTTGGAGTTTTCTTCGAAACTGA